In Euphorbia lathyris chromosome 2, ddEupLath1.1, whole genome shotgun sequence, the sequence AAAACGGAAAAGGTTAAACCTGCATTCAAAAGAAACAAAGCTAAAGTTACCATTTTCAAGTGGGAATGTAGGGAACCTGAATTGATAAATAATTAGAATAGTAGTCTACATGCGAACAACATTGTGTTGCAACAAGCAAAAGAGAtcattgtaattattagatgaTTGTGAATATGATGTCTTATTGGCATTAATGCAAGATTTTGTGATGTGTTTCATTTCGTCATATAAAGCAAATAAAAGTACTGAAGTTCCTGATGAGCATCGTAGCAAGTGACACACTTTGAACATAAGGGGTGAAATATTGAGCATAGTTGTTTTCATGAGAGCATCATGCATCTCTACTAGAAAGGCAATGATGGAATAAACAAACTTCTCCACTGATTAATTTGATGAAATTAGGAATTCTAGTTTAAAAATGTATCCTATTCCTAAGAAACTCTCTAGTAAGGAATTGTCTATGAGGCTAATTCTATAGCAAGATGGTCACTTCAAGCACTTACCCTAAAAGATAACTATATATTGAAGTGCTTTAACAAGCGGGATTCAGCATAAAAATTCATATGATGATCCAATGGTGGAAGTTATAACAACAGCCTTCTAACACCTACATTTATTGTTTAGTTTGACAAAGAGGAACAGTGAACCAACTGGCAGCAAGCAAATCGAAGACATGTGAGGAAGGATTCAGCAGTCTCAATTATTCACCATGTATGCATCTTATCCTAACCCATGGACCCAAATGCGGGCGTACTGTAAGTCATTTCTTATCCTGAAACTTAAATGTCAGGAATTAGATACTTGTACAAGCCAGAATGCCAGACTATGTTGTTTTCGCACTAACCATAATCAATTATCAACTACCTGTAAATTGCTTGGTTCTATCTTCCATCCAAAACACAAAACACAAAACCCTATAGGCCTGACAGCATGGTAGTAGTTCTCATTTCCCTTGATAATCCTAAGCTTTATTTCCAGTAAATCAAGATTCCAATATCTTCCAATTAGTTTAAAAACAACTATTTTGCTAGACTACGTGTCTGTTTGGTTCTCCTTTTTGTAGAGAGTTTTTGCTTTTTCACTCCAAACAATAGAACAAAAACTTTTGGTGGATTGAAAAACAACTGTTGATTGCTATTTCGGAAGGAAAATCAACTTCTACCAGGTACCAggcaacaacaaacaactaaaagcaacaacaaacagaagAAATAAACAACCGCACCCAAACAGGCCCTACATTTCCCAACAATAATCCATTCAGCTAGCACACCTTATTACTTCTTCATTGATGTCAACAATGCAACCATTTATTCCAGgagaaaaccaaaccaaactatCTTAACTACTAGTTCAACTTTAGTTATTGCTAAATCACCCAAAAGGGTATTTATGATCGAAGCAGGTAATAAAGGTAGTGTACACTATGTAATTAATATGCAACAAGGGCAGTGCAGTAAGCTTGTAACAGAAATTTAAAGCAAAAGCACTAGCTTGGTTACATTTCTGTTCCTTTCTTCTCCTCTACTTCTTTTTCCTTCTTCCTAACTAGAGTTTTGGTTGTTAAGAATAATTTCCTATCCACTGACAAGGTGCAATCCCATAAATCTTAGCAAAATGTATCGATTTAATGAGATTTCTTGGTTTTATAAACATCACAAACAGTGAAGCGATGCCATACCATGCTAGGTAGGACAACCAGAGTACTTGCTACTGAAAAATTGGACGatctttttccatttttcagaTCAACATCCAACTAACTCTGCTAGCAAACTAAGACTGATAATTACTGCCGGAGACTATTAGTTTGAATTCGATACCACTGATGACAGTAAGATGAACTCCTAAGATTACTTCCAATTCGACTTCTTTCAGGTCCAAAAGaccaaaattttatcaattgCTCAATCATAGCGATAATTCTGGCTGATAGGTATTCTAAAGACCTGAAGTTTTAACACAATGTGACACCCTACCCTCACTAAAAATTGTTTCCTTTGAACCTAATTTGATCAAATCCGGAAACTTAGCAACTCAATATTTCTGAATTTATCCTAAGAATCATACATCTATGCAATAGAATGCCTACATTAAACTGCACAATTTCTTCTCCAAAACCAGCAAGATGCAAAAAATATAATGAAACTACAAATACGAACTAACAAAGAAAACACACCTGAAAATACCCTGAAAGAGTTAGGCAAGTTTCTCTTTTGAGAAGCATAAAACATCGCATTTTTCTCTGAAAGATAAAGTCCCGGATCAACAATTATAGGCTTCAATTTTTTAGACCTAATATCACCAAACCACATAACTCAATTCCTAATATAAAACCAATATCTAAATAGAAtagcaataataataaaagggaCCAGTTAATCATACTCTCTCCAGCCAATGTAACTTGTATGGTTCACAAAATTGAAATCCTTTGGCAAATAGGAGAAAATGTGAAGCAGATCTGCAAGAGTATCCGAAACCCCCACATCAGTAATTTAATTGAACACCCAAAAAAATGAGAACTTTGAACACAATGCGATTAAGAAACAGAGGAAAAACAATACCATCTTGTTTAACGAGTGGATAATCACCAGCATTAAGATTAATAAACCAGTCCCAACTCTCAGATAACCTCAACAAAATAGCAGCACCATGTAAGGTAGCTGAGATCGTAGAAGACCCTTTTACGTAAACAAAATCAGCTTTCCCAATCACATTCACATTCAGAGCAGCTCTAAAAATAGGCACCGATTGGACTGAAACAGCCAATTTATCACGTTCAGCCTGCGAGGCAAAGCGGTCAATGTGGAGAAGATAGTGGTTTTTGGGATGGTAAGTGGCGAGGAGGAGTCTGAGCATCCGACCCGAATCGCCCTTGGATCCAGAAATTAGGTATGCGATAGAAGGAGGAGTAGGATCTGAAGGAAGCTTGTTGAAAATGGGTTGCCGGGTCGGGAATAGATAGGGGTCCGGCCGGGGATGAAGTGTTGTGTGGAAATTAGAGGAGGGGGAAAGAGAAAAGAGGAAGATAAGGGAGAAAATGGAGGTAGCAATAATTATGGAGAGTGTGGTTTTGGTGTTGTCTTTAAGAAGGGTTGCCGAGGAAGAGAAGGCGGTGGCGACCACGGTGGTTTGCGGTGATGGTTGCGGAAGTTgcattttttgttttgattttggatTGGGAACAGTTAGTTTCGGATTTTCTGGTGTCGTGTCTGTTGAGACATTTGGTTACGGAAATGATTGATAATAATGTGTCTTTCTTGTAGAGGAAATCGGGATTTTGTAATAAGCATCAAAGTATACAAAAGCAACACACCAAATTTGCAGAGATGGTATGAACATCTTAAAGCTACACATAACcttctttcatttttattttttttacttcaaaATTTTATGGGGTAAATAATACAATCTactatttagttatattattttaaaaaatacgttataaaatctttaaattttatcaatattaattcTTTAATCATTTTATCTATTCTTTAAAAGCTTTCGGGATAATCATAATAATAAGATACAAAATGATCATagtattttgttattttctctctatctgtttatgccaaatataaataagagttaaaaatctaaaaaaatagacagaatgACCAAAGGGTTAATAGTGATAAAAGATATGGACCTTATactgtgttttttaaaatatgagactaaacaatatgttaggtaaaaagaaaaaataaaataaattatttacccaatttttatcattaaaaaataaaaataacaataataatacatCAATACTCATTGATGTCTTTGTTACTGAATTCTGCTTTCTAACTGTCTCCGGTGACCAGAGATGACAACAAACGGTCAGAAAAGGGGAATGGAGTCTGACGAACTCTTTTTTATGTCTAAGTTAGAATGGTATTTGAGAATGTACAAAATGAGCTTGAAAGTAATTGAATACGAGAGAAAGTATTGAGAATGACGTACTTGAAACTCTACTTCTCAAGCTATTTATAGGTAATTTACTTACACATAGTTTGTGTGCTTTACACCTGACAATTTCTTATTGGGTTCGGACCCTATCTTTCTTATTGTTCCATTAAGTAGGAGCTGGGAGAGTGCTTTTTGGGATCCGGGATAATTATTGGCCCACGTGTCTGCCTAGGCAGCTCCCAAAGAAGCTTTATTCAACATTAACCTTAAGTTACTGCTTAAGCGTTTCAGGCCCATTTATTTGCTATCATATCAGATGCCCCCCAGATGCTAGAAAGTCCTTTACAACTTCTTCTTTCTTATGGAAACATCACTTATTAGGCACATCTGATATTTATGACATCATCCTAATGTCACACGCAACCGTTTTCCTTAAATCTCATCATTAAGGAGTATTTTGATTGCCCCAAGaataataaagagcaaaaaggctTCATCATCTTCCTTCTGCTATAAATTCGAGAAGAAAAGCATTTGTTAGGCGAATTCCGCAAGTGcgcggtttcgcttgtagtaataaaatatcgatcccacagggaacgtatGATAATTTGATTAGAATTTATTATCTTGATTAcattctgttggtcccttataacgtacaagtatagttccaagggggggataggaactatttttaaaatttgttcgttaaggctgacttctttttctttatgaaaAGAATttcacagcgcgctgagtgagtTTAAGAcaatagcttagtcaactggtaactaagtcagcttctttccttgagtcaggagatagcacttgagtctattcctgaactcagatacttaatgcacacaactcagcgtgacctctttacttagtcagttttcaagcaagcaatatatataaggagtttaaggttagagagatgttactcagcagatttatccaggttcggcctctatgcctacgtcctgtcctcggaacacgttccgagctttcgaattctctactgagctctttaaaggtagagcaccaaaccttttacaactagaagctgagtataacaagagtaccttcctctatacctctactcactcctattctaccgctgagtactataaacgagtactcagcctctcctttctatttctagaattgataataagattgtcctaaacaacaattgctaagacactttagatgattggaaatcactctagacttttacacaataatatggaaattggtgtaagtattactttgcttttctcacagattcttcgagtataaatttggtcagcgtaattgctagttgaagatctgcatcgaatgaagcaactgaaaggcctatttatagtgacacttgaggcattcggtgatttcgaatttcaaaatagccgttggagggaaacggctttatatcgttgtcactcagtctgctcagtgtcgttggccaatcagattcttgcatcttctgtcttcggtcagtgctgagcagcttttggCCAGcccagcagaatgtctctccttttacggcaaagtcaactagacagctttctgtgtcttgtgaactttacccgaagtggaaatactttgtctggaagttgctcttgctcagctgcggtcttgtactctttgtcgttcaactcagcagcttcgttccgaagtagtcaaggaaggtcttctcgatccttctcatgctgagttgcgttttatCAACAATGACAGCGTTTTGCttacacgggccgagtggtcttgatctgtttgacttgggctttgactctcacattgggcctttagccttttaatcttttatgtcttataaataatttaactcaatatttaacaaacacattagtgtaatagatcaaagcacttaaacttagtgtgtttagaatatttttaattatatacttaaataattttgtcaaatcaaaatcatgtggaaaggtgtttcaacaaactcccacattttgatgttgacaaaactagtcagtgaagaactcagtgttgagctcccccatgatagttgacctaatattacttagcaaactcccccctCAGGgatgagctactgacttagttttactctaaacattttaatgtttaatcaagtaagtctaaggtcagttttcagatataggtcagctcatggaacatattctattttactcagttttaagcggaagatttaactATCAGAGAGTGCTGAGTCTGtttttgttcaatgagtctttATAAGACAGTGTGTTTAAAACATACAAGTTAATgtcaacatttgatcaatacaGCAACAAGTATTACACagtaaacatagttgatgtactTGAAGATGCATAATAACTCAGCATTATATAAGATAAATCAagttggataaaagatgcaggCATTGTATTAAGtttaaagtagtcagcatacataagcaaaataaacataaaagataaaactaagaaagctagttctatttctttttGCTCTTAGGCTTTTGCTGACTACTCTGCTGACTGCTCCCAACAACATCCTCTTGCTGAGttcttctagcttgttctttctcccccgttttggcagcatcgggaggaggaggaggcctgAAAGAGCTTGTTTGGACAGCTTCAGTAATTTTAGCTGACATGTTTTTAAACTTGAGGGTGTTTGCATTTATGCCATCAAAAATAATGACACCCTCTTCCAGTACATCTTTATCAACCTCGATGTTGGATGAGTTGAGCATGCTCAACACATATTCTTGTGATTTGCCTACCCAAGTTATGGTGTCCGTCAGCGCAGCAAATGCCTAATGAAACATTCTCAGTAATGCTATGTCATAGTACTGACGCTGGACGTTGGAATGATGTATATGGGTGAAGGTACGTTGTGAGTACTGGAGAATTTCGTTCTGCTtcagttggtcagtttccatttcttccttgTTTAGATTCAGCAAGCGAACAGCTTCGTCGATCTGCTCaactgagcattgagagtaggaagccagctgATGGTGGGTCTTTGCTTGCTCAGTTTGCAGCTGGTTGAATAGATGGTGGACTTCAGCTGAAGTGGCATACCCAgaattcgcagctgacaaggtttgGAATTGTCCCTAAAGGGAGTTAGGGTGTTGAACCATAGTCacctggagttcagccagctttgttatgGACTCCTGCTTTGGTTGTTGAGCTTGGATATTGGTCATGACACTCAGCAGATCTTTTAGACCTCGAAcctcgttgagaagttgagtgacttgtGAGAGCTGAGTGGACTCATTGtcggcagacccagcagcatttTCTGAGGTCTGATGAAGGTCTTGGATCAAGGCCTGCGCCGAATTAATGATCCTTcaaccagactcagtggcagtgAGATAGTTGTATGATCTTTCATCAGTTTGACCAGTTGGTGGAGGTGTTAGGTTTAATTCAGCATTTGAAGTGCCAGCGGGGTCAGTGACTGGTCTTGGtgtttcaatctgcacttgttcTGTTGGTTTGGGAAGTGATTGAATAGCAACATTGATGATAggttcagagtcaggctgaaacTGACTTGTTGGTGAAGGTGGGATAGGTTCAGTGTTGTTTGGAGCAGGAATTTCCGTAGTCGGCTGAGGACTAGGTTCAGCAGCGGCATCGAGAACTTGCTCGGTGTTGGTTGGATTTtcagaagcatttaagtcggcttgttcctatggaagagaaacagaggcttgtttttcagTTTGCTCTGGTAGAGAAGTAGAAGGTTTTCTGAAGAACTTTAGCTTGATACGTGAAGGATCATGGGTCAGCTCAGGTATGTTTTCAGTAAAGTCCAAAACTGTAGTATGATGTGCCTTTAcaagtcttcttctttttccctgagtccttggaggagtgggatcagcgAGAATTGAATGAGATGGAGAAGGTTCTCCCTGATCAGTATTGTGCTGTTCTGTGTGCTCAGCTTCTTTgtctgcagccaactcagtgttagtTGGCTCAGCATCTTCCTCTTCACTTTCTgactcagtgtcatcctgaccactttcttcgtCAGATTGTTCTTGCTCATCATCCTGCTCTTCTTCCTCTAATTCTTCTTCTAGTTGTTCAATGAACTAATCATCCAGTTCAACTTCATCGTTCTGTTGCTCAGGGTCAACGCCTTGACTCTGGGCATAATGAGAGTTGATAGGTACGAAGAGGTTGGTAGGTAGAGCATCAATTGGACTTAACTCTGAAGAGTTCTTCTGTTTCTTACTCAGAGGTTCTTCATCAACATTTTCCCTTTCATCtgcctcaggctcatcttgcctaggtcgtttctcagctgacttgggCTGAGCAGTTATTCCTCTAGATACAACCTTCAGTTTCTTTGAAGGAGGAACAACTTCCttagaggtgctttgcacagctttcctcttcctaTCAGCGGGAGCTTTCGTTCTTCTGCTCTTTTTAACCACTGTTCCCTCAGCGGTCTGATCAGCAGCATCTTTTGCTTTCTTGATTGGCTGattaaactttaaagcaaatagGGCAGCGGCAGTGATCTCTGATCCTTGGGCCTTAGTTTCCCCCGATAGGTCCACTTGGTGGTCtaggaggattttggtgatgagtgagaccagccttagagttccagtgctcctttgaaaGTCGGctagcattgctcaaagtttatcgctgagctggtgcaatttatcttcgggaagatataattggtcagcaggtagtgtgccatcttttggtgttggCCCATTGAAGAACTGGAAATTTCTCCAGCATGGCCAGGAGGTTTGCAGAACGTAGTGGAGTACCCAGTTtcgtcctgatctccagacttcctaAGAATGGCTCCTTCATTCTTAAGGTTCAGAAGGCTGGCTAAgtaggtgggattgatgaagatggttttctccttTACCTTGGTGATCAAGTaatcctggttatcatcagcggcACGAAGGTggtggtagaattccctcaccaagtcagggtaggtaGGATCTCttattgagaacagctcggtccagccattctttgagatccactcacagaatggttgctcagtTTCCACAAATTCTTTCGAGAACCACCTTGAGTGGTCCATCTTGTATTCCCTGACGTTCTCATAGACCCTGGTATATGTTCGTTGCTTAGGTTTCTTTCCCTTGGAGGAGGTACTTTGGTCAGTCTGggttttcttgctcggtgtgGTAGCTTTGGTTTGATCATGTTGGGTAGGAGGCTTAGGGTTTCCAGCAGATCGGTGACCAGCATCGGAGATGTTTACAGAAACGTTCGACATTTTCGCAGAGAAGATTTGAAGGATTTGAagtttttgagagagaaagtatTAATGGTAGAGAATTCTGtaagcgtaaagaaataaaggtggggatttgcccactatttatagaggtgagagatggatcttatcgaatccatgtgtcagttttgcctttgGGATATTCAACCGACAagaatcctggcatttatgacacattcggcgcatacgtcatcttGATGCGGATTCTAgagaaacctcactaagggataagtgtaccccgtcgttatcaagtaataaatttctggtttaagtccaggttatcgtccacaggatttatttctgcaagtatcaagctactcgatctcggatgttatctaggcttagggggttttgagtttggtttgtttaattaatctactcctaggttgaattatgttaatcctagctaagttatctaattctaactaagttattctaaccctaactaagttactctacccctaattgatcttttaccaaagcaattaactgaatgaacatgaaggaatacgatgataacaatgatagaatgtttaagcaattgaattgaaactaagtcgcttgtgtccaaggcgattaacccgacctatcctcctaaagtccctagtttgtgattcccttgtaaggccgaaactagctctaaggctcagtaatttgggcttaatcttctatagggtcgtcaatcctataggcactgactaggtcagattcagctcgcaatatgtgccaacctaattttgggattatcgaatgagttaaaccaatcagacaaagcgtgagacaaagattaaaacatcaaaacaattgaatgaacaaaaactatattatatatcaaagatgaatgtattgtcacgaagttacaataaacctagaattcatagcatgtatcagaggctagacagaatataaaagaagaaaaatccctttcagggaacctgtctaccaatgcaggcgtctttctaggatttaaggatggagcttgagtaatcctcggtgaacggagcttcgaaggtatcttcaatggaggtttgaaggatatggaggaggtggagaggatttctcaaggtggaagctaagctaattacaaaagtaaaagatgtctaattacaatggaaaaattcctatttatagacgcgtctcgggcctcgttttgacatattttcgtgtcctagttggtgtaggaagacgtggggccgaacgtggcttcgtgggggcggaattggtctttttgaccaattcccgcagggctgctcgccgagcaggaaaggctgctcggcgagcagggctgctcgcgccgagcagccccctgctcaccgagcaggccaccaggggcctgctcggtgagcaggcatagcctgctcggcgagcaggcctccagaggcttgctcggcgagcagaaatggcccgtggggccctgctcgccgagcgttttcgctcgaagcgcgctcgatccaagctcgatgagttccgcgacctttttcgtccgacttcacacctgcacatgcataaaaactccggaaaacattagtccaaaagccaaattgatccgtcaatcacttattttgagcaaacgcttcgtttggtgcgacttttgacggaccaattagcttcaaaagataacggaattctaatacgcatgctatttcggccgtatttgcctaaattgattacaaaacgagcctaaacgacgaaaagtaaatagaatgttctcaattcctaactaactcacacaaaagcatttaaatgcgagaattgctcgcttattagccaaataactctaaaaaccgtcctaaaaccgtacccaaagataggggtttttgacccctatcaaacctcctcgcacttaaaactttacttgtccccaagtaaactaaaaaactaaacccgccatcacaagcaagctagaaaacttcccagtttgactaggtgcttgacacaatttccagcatctgtaattacatgcattcggaaatacaaagtagagacacgatatccaaaagccgcatttcaattacaataggtcatagttttaagcaaaaaggacacatgttcaattaaacgagcttgagggaatcgctaagtaaaacacctcaccataggtagttcactcattcacacaatttttggtggctaaggtgtttactctcggcttatgtccttgcttaggattacgttgattttgcacgttcatccgagttcctctattatgctatatgactccgatgatatcaaaaacagcctctaattggggttgtaatgtggttagagggttaaaggtacaacaaaggttaaatgttctagcgctacaaaaacaaagtttaaatggctttagcaaatatgaagtgactgagctttttattcatcccttattatttttgttttggggtgttttctttgagacgttttttatttttctaaaaactggggaatggagttcttcccttttgttcgtctcttttcttttctttttctttttctgtttttctctttcttttccccttttttttctttttgggatagtgatgctcattcactttttagtcttttggctttctactgtaatgccataaacaaagacaaagcgctagaagaaaacaaaggctcaagtcgagctttgcaaaaacaaaggttaagcgGCGAACCAaattgtggttcgcaaaaacgggtttagaatgaaagaaaaatctacaaactacaaaaatgtcggctcaaaggggcttcctagagtggatgaaaaagaaaaacaatgtaaagaaaatggttaattctaatgaggctgattcatcgtttaccatctcaaatcattgcatgtaggttcaacacagtattaggtgcaaaatctgtaatcttccacaagtcaaagcattcacacaaaaatgtcaagaaaaagagctttttgatgttcgctcttaggctcaaattcagctcacaattctttgggtttcaattttgtgtttactagttttccccaaactcaagtttaatatcacatgcct encodes:
- the LOC136219420 gene encoding beta-glucuronosyltransferase GlcAT14A; amino-acid sequence: MQLPQPSPQTTVVATAFSSSATLLKDNTKTTLSIIIATSIFSLIFLFSLSPSSNFHTTLHPRPDPYLFPTRQPIFNKLPSDPTPPSIAYLISGSKGDSGRMLRLLLATYHPKNHYLLHIDRFASQAERDKLAVSVQSVPIFRAALNVNVIGKADFVYVKGSSTISATLHGAAILLRLSESWDWFINLNAGDYPLVKQDDLLHIFSYLPKDFNFVNHTSYIGWRESKKLKPIIVDPGLYLSEKNAMFYASQKRNLPNSFRVFSGLTFSVLSRTFIEHCILGTDNLPRTLLMYFSNTLSSLSNYFPTVLCNSHQFKRTVINHNLQYIAFDKPFKQLPQMLNSSHFGAMIQSGAAFASQFNSSDSVLDRIDREILGRNPGEVVPGGWCLDDSINGTCSLWGDADVLRPSPGSARLERRIVELLSEGAFRSRQCIVE